A genomic window from Streptomyces sp. NBC_00234 includes:
- a CDS encoding aminoglycoside N(3)-acetyltransferase — MTGVSDLLSGERLAVQLSELGVRRGGVLLVHASMRSVGAVDGGVRTMVDALRLAVGPEGTLVVPAITPENSDTSPAYRRSVHGLTDEAREAVRAAMPPFDRATTPAPSVGRLAEAVRLTPGAERSGHPQTSFAALGPAARTLTAGHSPDCHYGEASPLARLYACDARILLLGTGFDTCTAFHLAEYRVTRPPRRRYRCVVTAQGLRRWWEYEDVDLDDSDFAALGRDFERSDTTGAVRAGPVGAAHSRLVRLTAAVDFAAGWLDEHRVARPADPAEAIRP, encoded by the coding sequence ATGACCGGTGTGAGCGACCTCCTCAGCGGTGAGCGGTTGGCCGTCCAGTTGTCGGAGCTCGGCGTGCGTCGGGGCGGAGTGCTGCTGGTGCACGCCTCGATGCGCTCCGTCGGCGCGGTCGACGGTGGCGTGCGGACGATGGTGGATGCCCTGCGGCTGGCCGTGGGGCCGGAGGGGACCCTCGTGGTCCCCGCGATCACTCCGGAGAACTCCGACACCTCGCCCGCGTACCGGCGCAGCGTCCACGGTCTCACCGACGAGGCGCGCGAGGCGGTGCGCGCCGCGATGCCCCCGTTCGACCGGGCGACCACGCCCGCGCCGTCCGTGGGCCGGCTCGCCGAGGCGGTGCGGCTGACACCGGGCGCCGAGCGCAGCGGCCACCCGCAGACCTCGTTCGCCGCGCTGGGGCCCGCGGCCCGGACCCTGACCGCGGGCCACAGCCCCGACTGCCACTACGGCGAGGCGTCCCCGCTCGCCCGGCTGTATGCGTGCGATGCGCGCATCCTGCTGCTGGGGACGGGGTTCGACACGTGTACCGCCTTCCACCTCGCCGAGTACCGGGTGACGCGTCCGCCCCGCCGCCGCTACCGCTGCGTGGTGACGGCGCAGGGGCTGCGGCGTTGGTGGGAGTACGAGGACGTCGATCTGGACGACAGCGACTTCGCCGCGCTGGGCCGGGATTTCGAACGGTCGGACACCACGGGGGCCGTGCGCGCGGGACCGGTCGGGGCGGCGCACAGCAGGCTCGTCCGCCTCACCGCAGCCGTCGACTTCGCGGCCGGATGGCTGGACGAGCACCGGGTGGCCCGCCCGGCGGACCCGGCGGAAGCGATCCGTCCGTAG
- a CDS encoding YigZ family protein, which produces MQEQYRTVARAGVHETEISRSRFICALAPAATEQEAQDFVARVRKEHPTASHNCFAYVIGADASVQKASDDGEPGGTAGVPMLHMLMRREMRYVVAVVTRYYGGVKLGAGGLIRAYGGAVGEALDEVGTIARRRFRLATVTVDHQRAGKLENDLRATGIAVREVGYAEAVTIAIGLPDADVEGFTAWLADATAGSATLELGGEAYGDV; this is translated from the coding sequence ATGCAGGAGCAGTACCGGACAGTCGCCCGAGCGGGCGTGCACGAGACCGAGATCAGCCGGTCGCGCTTCATCTGCGCGCTCGCGCCCGCCGCCACCGAGCAGGAGGCGCAGGACTTCGTCGCACGCGTACGCAAGGAGCACCCCACCGCCAGCCACAACTGCTTCGCGTACGTGATCGGCGCCGACGCCTCCGTACAGAAGGCGTCCGACGACGGCGAGCCCGGCGGGACGGCCGGCGTTCCCATGCTGCACATGCTCATGCGCCGTGAGATGCGTTACGTCGTCGCTGTCGTCACCCGCTACTACGGGGGTGTGAAGCTCGGCGCCGGCGGACTGATCCGGGCCTACGGCGGAGCCGTCGGCGAAGCGCTCGACGAGGTCGGCACGATCGCGCGCCGGCGCTTCCGGCTGGCGACGGTCACGGTGGACCACCAGCGCGCGGGCAAGCTGGAGAACGATCTGCGGGCCACCGGCATCGCCGTCCGCGAGGTCGGCTACGCGGAGGCGGTGACCATCGCGATCGGCCTGCCGGACGCCGACGTCGAAGGATTCACGGCCTGGCTGGCCGATGCGACGGCGGGGTCGGCCACGCTCGAACTGGGCGGGGAAGCGTACGGGGACGTCTGA
- a CDS encoding rhodanese-like domain-containing protein has protein sequence MTSQLITTGANPVLRVPPASPAAAAAYFGASLAFHADVSDVAAALAADGDPGFVVLDSRSTASWDQGHIPGAVHLPTALIAEQAHELLDPAVPVVTYCWGPGCNGATRAALALAQLGYQVKEMLGGFEYWAREGFEFETWEGRERRTADTLTAPADSEDCGC, from the coding sequence ATGACCTCACAGCTGATCACCACCGGAGCCAACCCCGTCCTGCGCGTTCCGCCGGCCTCCCCGGCCGCGGCGGCCGCCTACTTCGGTGCGTCGCTCGCCTTCCACGCCGATGTCTCCGACGTCGCGGCGGCCCTCGCGGCGGACGGCGACCCCGGATTCGTCGTCCTCGACTCCCGTTCCACCGCCTCCTGGGACCAGGGGCACATTCCCGGCGCGGTGCACCTGCCCACCGCCCTCATCGCCGAACAGGCCCACGAACTCCTCGACCCTGCCGTCCCCGTGGTCACGTACTGCTGGGGACCGGGCTGCAACGGTGCGACGCGCGCCGCTCTCGCCCTGGCCCAGCTCGGCTACCAGGTCAAGGAGATGCTCGGCGGCTTCGAGTACTGGGCGCGTGAGGGCTTCGAGTTCGAGACCTGGGAGGGACGTGAGCGGCGCACCGCGGACACGCTCACCGCGCCCGCCGACTCCGAGGACTGCGGCTGCTGA
- a CDS encoding SMC family ATPase, which produces MRLHRLAITAFGPFGATQEVDFDALSSAGLFLLHGPTGAGKTSVLDAVCYALYGAVPGARQSPGTSLRSDHAPEGLPTEVCLELTVGERRLEVTRLPAQPRRKKKGTGFTTEKAQSRLREYDAEKGWRPLSRSHQEIGEELSELIGMSREQFCQVVLLPQGDFARFLRADAEARGRLLGRLFDTRRFAAVEERLAELRRGAEAQVRTGDEQIIGLAQRIAQAAGPAGREWPLPEDRPGEPGLAEGVLEWAAVARAGARERLTVAEWALSAAESRQAAARQALDAEHELARLQQRYEETRHRAAALEAGRPERDRCGERLERARKADLVAPALDLRDEAERAYRAANEARERSRAQLPADLADAGAEQLATLERRFRQELGGLDSARRAERRSAEIDAERATLERQSRADDELIQETGQWLAGWDATRHELQERIEEAQEAATRAEQLAGRLAPARRRLEAARRRDALAVEAGAAARRMSAAREGALAAHEHWLELRERRLRDIAAELAAGLVDGAACTVCGSADHPDPALPGDGHVDRATEEAALAAHRRAEAARTTAEHELGSIRERFAGASAEAAEGTVQDGASEESGELTVTGPSVAELDSLVTGLAGEHASAHRLAAGTHAAREALAAAEREHAGRLEQRQQAERRAAARTSQREGLDREQAVLEAELVTARGDSATVGAHAHRLERRVGLLAEAAEAVRDEQSAAQRRKEADDRLADAAFRAGFDTPDAAAATLLTDVAHRELQHRIDAWQAEAAAVADRLAEQDAHAAAERPPADPDAAQSAYATADRLLRDASAARAAAGERCSELDRLSRRTADEVRGLGPLRREYERVARLAGLTAGTSADNERKMRLEAYVLAARLEQVAAAATARLQRMSSGRYTLVHSDARSGGRRAGLGLHVVDAWTGKERDTATLSGGETFFASLALALGLADVVTDEAGGVRLDTLFIDEGFGSLDEQTLDEVLDVLDSLRERDRSVGIVSHVADLRRRIPAQLEVVKERQGSAVRHRTAGGVSG; this is translated from the coding sequence GTGAGGCTCCACCGGCTCGCGATCACGGCCTTCGGCCCCTTCGGCGCCACCCAGGAGGTCGACTTCGACGCGCTCTCCTCGGCCGGACTCTTCCTGCTGCACGGCCCGACCGGCGCCGGGAAGACCTCCGTCCTCGACGCCGTCTGCTACGCGCTGTACGGGGCGGTACCCGGCGCCCGGCAGAGCCCCGGCACCTCACTGCGCAGCGATCACGCTCCGGAAGGACTGCCCACCGAGGTCTGCCTGGAGCTGACCGTCGGCGAGCGCCGCCTGGAGGTGACCCGGCTGCCGGCCCAGCCCCGCCGCAAGAAGAAGGGCACCGGCTTCACGACCGAGAAGGCACAGAGCCGCCTGCGGGAGTACGACGCCGAGAAGGGCTGGCGTCCCCTCAGCCGTTCGCACCAGGAGATCGGGGAGGAGCTCTCCGAGCTCATCGGGATGAGCAGGGAGCAGTTCTGCCAGGTCGTGCTGCTGCCCCAGGGAGACTTCGCCCGCTTCCTGCGCGCCGACGCGGAGGCCCGCGGCAGGCTGCTCGGCAGACTCTTCGACACCCGGCGCTTCGCGGCGGTCGAGGAACGGCTGGCCGAGCTCCGCCGTGGCGCCGAGGCGCAGGTCAGGACAGGGGACGAGCAGATCATCGGCCTCGCCCAGCGGATCGCGCAGGCGGCCGGGCCTGCCGGGCGGGAGTGGCCGCTGCCCGAGGACCGGCCGGGCGAGCCCGGGCTTGCCGAAGGCGTCCTGGAGTGGGCAGCCGTGGCACGCGCCGGCGCACGGGAACGGCTCACCGTCGCCGAATGGGCCCTGTCCGCGGCCGAGAGCCGGCAGGCGGCGGCCCGCCAGGCGCTCGACGCCGAACACGAGCTCGCCAGGCTCCAGCAGCGGTACGAGGAGACCCGGCACCGCGCCGCCGCGCTCGAGGCGGGCCGCCCCGAACGGGACCGGTGCGGCGAACGGCTGGAACGTGCGCGCAAGGCGGACCTGGTCGCCCCGGCCCTGGACCTGCGGGACGAGGCGGAGCGGGCGTACCGCGCGGCGAACGAGGCCCGTGAGCGGTCGCGCGCCCAGCTGCCCGCCGACCTGGCCGACGCGGGCGCGGAGCAACTCGCCACGCTGGAGCGCCGGTTCCGTCAGGAACTGGGCGGGCTGGACTCGGCGCGCCGAGCCGAGCGGCGGAGCGCGGAGATCGACGCCGAACGGGCCACGCTCGAACGGCAGTCACGTGCCGACGACGAGCTGATCCAGGAGACCGGGCAGTGGCTCGCGGGCTGGGACGCCACCCGGCACGAGCTCCAGGAGCGCATAGAGGAGGCCCAGGAGGCGGCGACCCGCGCCGAGCAGCTGGCCGGTCGTCTGGCCCCTGCGCGCCGGCGGCTGGAAGCGGCCCGGCGGCGTGACGCGCTCGCCGTGGAGGCAGGCGCCGCCGCCCGTCGGATGTCCGCCGCACGAGAGGGCGCGCTCGCGGCGCACGAGCACTGGCTGGAACTGCGGGAGCGGCGCCTGCGGGACATCGCCGCGGAACTGGCGGCCGGGCTGGTGGACGGCGCCGCCTGCACGGTCTGCGGCTCCGCCGACCACCCGGACCCCGCACTGCCCGGAGACGGACATGTGGACCGGGCCACCGAGGAGGCCGCCCTCGCCGCGCACCGGCGCGCGGAGGCGGCGCGCACCACCGCGGAGCATGAACTCGGCTCCATACGCGAGAGGTTCGCCGGGGCGAGCGCCGAGGCCGCGGAGGGGACGGTGCAGGACGGGGCGTCGGAGGAGTCCGGCGAGCTCACCGTCACCGGCCCGTCGGTCGCCGAACTCGACTCACTGGTAACCGGGTTGGCCGGGGAGCATGCCTCAGCCCACCGCCTGGCCGCCGGTACGCACGCCGCCCGTGAAGCCCTTGCCGCCGCCGAGCGGGAGCACGCGGGCCGGCTCGAGCAGCGCCAGCAGGCGGAGCGCCGTGCCGCGGCCCGCACCTCCCAGAGGGAGGGGCTCGACCGTGAACAGGCCGTGCTTGAGGCTGAGTTGGTGACCGCGCGCGGCGATTCGGCGACCGTCGGCGCGCACGCGCACCGGCTGGAACGCAGAGTGGGACTGCTCGCCGAGGCGGCCGAGGCCGTTCGGGACGAGCAGAGCGCGGCGCAGCGACGCAAGGAGGCCGACGACCGGCTCGCCGACGCCGCGTTCAGGGCCGGATTCGACACCCCCGACGCCGCGGCGGCGACACTTCTCACCGACGTCGCGCACCGCGAACTCCAGCACCGGATCGACGCCTGGCAGGCCGAGGCCGCCGCCGTCGCCGACCGGCTCGCCGAACAGGACGCACACGCCGCCGCCGAACGCCCGCCGGCGGATCCGGACGCCGCGCAGTCCGCGTACGCCACCGCCGACCGGCTACTGCGCGACGCCTCGGCGGCACGCGCCGCGGCCGGGGAACGGTGCTCCGAACTCGACCGGCTGTCGCGGCGCACCGCCGACGAGGTCCGGGGGCTGGGGCCGCTGCGCCGGGAGTACGAGCGGGTGGCCCGGCTCGCCGGGCTGACCGCGGGCACCTCCGCCGACAACGAACGCAAGATGCGCCTGGAGGCGTACGTGCTCGCGGCCCGGCTCGAACAGGTCGCCGCCGCTGCCACCGCCCGGCTCCAGAGGATGTCGTCGGGCCGCTACACCCTGGTCCACTCGGACGCCCGCTCCGGCGGTCGCCGCGCAGGGCTCGGCCTCCACGTCGTCGACGCGTGGACCGGCAAGGAGCGCGACACGGCGACCCTGTCCGGCGGCGAGACCTTCTTCGCCTCGCTCGCGCTGGCGCTCGGCCTCGCCGACGTCGTCACCGACGAGGCAGGCGGCGTACGGCTGGACACGCTCTTCATCGACGAGGGCTTCGGCAGCCTGGACGAGCAGACCCTCGACGAGGTGCTCGACGTGCTGGACTCGCTGCGGGAACGCGACCGCAGCGTCGGCATCGTCAGCCACGTGGCCGATCTGCGGCGCCGCATCCCCGCCCAGCTCGAAGTGGTCAAGGAACGGCAGGGGTCGGCGGTCCGCCACCGTACGGCGGGCGGTGTCAGCGGCTGA
- a CDS encoding alpha/beta fold hydrolase, with amino-acid sequence MKQLICTEDGRQLAVEHYGKPHGRPVFLLHGTPGSRLGPAPRGSVLYRLGVHLIAYDRPGYGDSDRLPGRPVAHVAQDVATIADALGIERFGVVGRSGGAPHALACAALLPGRAARTAALVGLAPRDAQGLDWFDGMTESNVREYDNAAAGPRQLTAALEFRSTTIRADPAGMVADMHSTLPASDRGIVADAGIRAMLTRNFAEGLRSSADGWVDDVMSFSTDWGFRPEDIASPVLLWHGEDDVFAPVSHTRWLAEHIPGAELVVERGAAHFGALRVLARVLDWTSR; translated from the coding sequence ATGAAGCAGTTGATCTGCACCGAGGACGGCCGTCAACTGGCCGTCGAGCACTACGGCAAGCCGCACGGAAGACCCGTCTTTCTTCTGCACGGCACGCCGGGCAGCCGGCTCGGGCCGGCCCCCCGGGGCTCCGTGCTGTACCGGCTCGGCGTGCACCTCATCGCCTACGACCGCCCGGGTTACGGGGATTCGGACCGGCTCCCGGGGCGCCCCGTGGCGCATGTCGCCCAGGACGTCGCCACGATCGCGGACGCGCTGGGCATCGAGCGGTTCGGCGTCGTAGGCCGGTCCGGCGGGGCGCCGCACGCCCTCGCCTGCGCGGCGCTGCTGCCGGGCCGTGCGGCCAGGACCGCGGCGCTCGTCGGACTGGCGCCGCGCGACGCGCAGGGCCTGGACTGGTTCGACGGCATGACCGAGTCGAATGTCCGCGAGTACGACAACGCCGCTGCCGGACCACGCCAGTTGACGGCCGCGCTGGAGTTCCGGTCGACGACGATCCGGGCGGATCCGGCGGGCATGGTGGCCGATATGCACAGCACGCTCCCCGCGTCGGATCGGGGCATCGTCGCCGATGCCGGCATCCGGGCGATGCTCACCCGCAACTTCGCCGAGGGGCTGCGCAGTTCGGCCGACGGCTGGGTCGACGACGTGATGTCGTTCAGCACCGACTGGGGGTTCCGCCCCGAGGACATCGCCTCGCCGGTCCTGCTCTGGCACGGCGAGGACGACGTCTTCGCACCCGTGTCGCACACCCGGTGGCTGGCCGAGCACATCCCCGGTGCCGAACTGGTGGTGGAGCGGGGCGCCGCACACTTCGGCGCACTGAGGGTGCTGGCCCGGGTCCTCGACTGGACGTCCAGGTGA
- a CDS encoding Lrp/AsnC family transcriptional regulator has translation MTDYSPDATDWRILDVLQRDGRASFAELARAVAMSPSAVTERVRRLEELGVITGYAAVVDPDRLGLPILALVRLRYPNGNYKPFHDLTDTTPEIVEAHHVTGDDCFVLKVTARSMGHLEQVTGRIGALGAVTTSIVYSSPLPRRPISR, from the coding sequence ATGACCGACTATTCCCCGGACGCCACGGACTGGCGCATCCTCGACGTCCTTCAGCGCGACGGCCGGGCCTCGTTCGCCGAGCTGGCGCGCGCCGTCGCGATGTCCCCGAGCGCGGTCACCGAGCGGGTGCGCCGCCTGGAAGAACTCGGGGTGATCACCGGGTACGCCGCGGTGGTGGACCCCGATCGGCTCGGGCTGCCGATTCTCGCCCTCGTGCGGCTGCGCTACCCGAACGGCAACTACAAGCCGTTCCACGACCTGACCGACACCACGCCGGAGATCGTGGAGGCCCACCACGTGACGGGGGACGACTGCTTCGTCCTCAAGGTCACCGCCCGGTCCATGGGCCATCTGGAACAGGTCACCGGCCGGATCGGCGCCCTCGGCGCCGTGACCACCAGCATCGTGTACTCCTCCCCGCTCCCCCGGCGGCCGATCAGCCGCTGA
- a CDS encoding exonuclease SbcCD subunit D, whose product MRILHTSDWHLGRSLHRVPMLDAQRTFLDHLVATVDERGADVVLVSGDVYDRAVPPLSAVELFDDALHRLAAAGVPTVMISGNHDSARRLGVGAGLIGRAGIHLRTDPEGCGTPVVLSDGHGEVAFYGLPYLEPALVKDTLGASRAGHEAVLTAAMDRVRADLATRPAGTRSVVLAHAFVAGGEPSDSERDITVGGVAAVPAGVFDGVDYVALGHLHGSQRVTERVRYSGSPLAYSFSEADHRKTMWLVDLDGEGSLAAERVDCPVPRGLVRLRGHLDTLLDDPRHEEHRESWVEATLTDPVRPDEPMARLMERFPHTLSLVFDPERAPDDPLASYAQRLRGRDDHQIAEDFVAHVRGGSGPDEQERTVLRAAFDDVRVDSGVDEVSR is encoded by the coding sequence TTGAGGATTCTGCACACCTCGGACTGGCATCTGGGGCGCTCGCTCCACCGTGTGCCGATGCTGGACGCCCAGCGGACCTTCCTCGATCACCTGGTGGCCACGGTGGACGAGCGCGGGGCCGACGTCGTCCTGGTGTCCGGGGACGTCTACGACCGGGCCGTGCCGCCGCTGTCCGCCGTCGAGCTGTTCGACGACGCCCTGCACCGTCTCGCCGCCGCCGGAGTCCCGACCGTCATGATCTCCGGGAACCACGACTCGGCCCGCAGGCTCGGCGTCGGCGCCGGTCTGATCGGGCGGGCCGGAATCCACCTGCGTACCGACCCCGAGGGCTGCGGCACCCCCGTCGTCCTGAGCGACGGACACGGCGAGGTGGCGTTCTACGGGCTGCCCTATCTGGAACCCGCGCTCGTCAAGGACACCCTTGGTGCCTCCAGGGCGGGCCACGAGGCGGTCCTCACGGCCGCCATGGACCGGGTCCGCGCCGACCTCGCGACCAGGCCGGCCGGGACCCGGTCGGTGGTCCTCGCCCATGCCTTTGTCGCGGGCGGCGAGCCCAGCGACAGCGAACGCGACATCACCGTCGGCGGGGTCGCCGCCGTGCCGGCCGGAGTCTTCGACGGCGTCGACTACGTGGCACTGGGGCATCTGCACGGCAGCCAGCGCGTCACCGAGCGCGTGCGCTACTCCGGCTCCCCGCTCGCCTACTCCTTCTCCGAAGCGGACCACCGCAAGACGATGTGGCTGGTCGATCTCGACGGGGAGGGCTCCCTCGCCGCCGAACGCGTCGACTGCCCGGTGCCCCGCGGCCTCGTCCGGCTCCGCGGACACCTCGACACCCTGCTCGACGACCCCCGTCACGAGGAGCACCGGGAGTCCTGGGTGGAGGCCACGCTCACCGACCCGGTGCGCCCGGACGAGCCGATGGCCCGTCTCATGGAGCGCTTCCCGCACACCCTGAGCCTGGTCTTCGACCCGGAACGGGCCCCCGACGACCCCCTCGCCTCGTACGCACAGCGCCTCAGAGGACGCGACGACCACCAGATCGCGGAGGACTTCGTGGCCCATGTGCGCGGTGGCAGCGGACCGGACGAGCAGGAACGGACGGTGCTGCGCGCCGCCTTCGACGACGTACGGGTGGACAGCGGCGTGGACGAGGTGTCGCGGTGA
- a CDS encoding DUF885 domain-containing protein: protein MSDTSQSALPRQVADAYVDAFIELDPITGTYLGIAESARRLPDFSPAGQAALADLARETLAKLDAAEKLPGADSEAERRCGRLLRERLTAELGVHDADEGLRVVSNLHSPVHSLREVFTVTPTDTDEDWAAVVDRLRAVPAALEGYRASLELGLERKLYAGPRPTATFIEQLTDWAGNGDTGFFQDFVAPGPDALREELAAAAGGATAGLVALRDWMSEVYAPAVEGAPDTVGRERYARWARQYNGADLDLDEAYAYGWSEYHRLLVEMKAEAEKILPGAGPWEALAHLDVHGEHIEGVDEVRVWLQNLMDEAIEALDGTHFELAERVRKVESHIAPPGGAAAPYYTGPSEDFSRPGRTWLPTMGETRFPVYDLVSTWYHEGVPGHHLQIAQWTHVAENLSRYQASLGHVSANAEGWALYAERLMDELGYLPDAERRLGYLDAQMMRACRVIVDIGMHLELEIPADSPFHPGERWTPDLAQEFFGSHSGRPADFVESELTRYLSMPGQAIGYKLGERAWLLGRENARKAHGDAFDAKAWHMAALSQGSLGLDDLVDELSRL, encoded by the coding sequence ATGTCAGACACTTCTCAGAGCGCGCTGCCCCGCCAGGTCGCCGACGCCTACGTCGACGCATTCATCGAACTCGACCCGATCACCGGCACGTATCTCGGCATCGCCGAAAGCGCGCGCCGCCTGCCCGACTTCTCGCCCGCGGGTCAGGCGGCCCTCGCCGACCTCGCCCGCGAGACCCTGGCAAAGCTCGACGCCGCGGAGAAGCTGCCGGGTGCGGACAGCGAGGCCGAACGCCGGTGCGGACGGCTGCTGCGCGAGCGGCTCACCGCCGAACTCGGCGTCCACGACGCCGACGAGGGTCTGCGCGTCGTCTCCAACCTCCACTCGCCGGTGCACAGCCTCCGCGAGGTGTTCACGGTCACGCCGACCGACACGGACGAGGACTGGGCCGCCGTCGTGGACCGTCTGCGCGCCGTCCCGGCCGCGCTGGAGGGATACCGCGCCTCGCTCGAACTCGGTCTGGAGCGCAAGCTGTACGCGGGCCCGCGCCCGACCGCGACGTTCATCGAGCAGCTGACGGACTGGGCGGGCAACGGCGACACGGGGTTCTTCCAGGACTTCGTCGCCCCCGGCCCGGACGCCCTGCGCGAGGAGCTGGCCGCCGCGGCCGGCGGTGCCACGGCAGGGCTGGTCGCGCTGCGCGACTGGATGAGCGAGGTGTACGCCCCGGCGGTCGAGGGCGCTCCGGACACCGTGGGCCGTGAGCGGTACGCACGCTGGGCGCGCCAGTACAACGGCGCCGACCTGGATCTCGACGAGGCGTACGCGTACGGCTGGTCCGAGTACCACCGCCTGCTGGTCGAGATGAAGGCCGAGGCGGAGAAGATCCTGCCGGGCGCCGGTCCCTGGGAGGCGCTCGCCCACCTCGATGTGCACGGCGAGCACATCGAGGGCGTCGACGAGGTACGGGTGTGGCTGCAGAACCTGATGGACGAAGCCATCGAGGCCCTTGACGGCACCCACTTCGAACTCGCCGAGCGGGTACGGAAGGTGGAGTCCCACATCGCCCCGCCGGGCGGCGCCGCGGCCCCGTACTACACCGGCCCCTCCGAGGACTTCTCGCGCCCCGGACGGACCTGGCTGCCCACGATGGGCGAGACCCGCTTCCCCGTGTACGACCTGGTGTCCACCTGGTACCACGAGGGGGTTCCCGGCCACCATCTGCAGATCGCGCAGTGGACGCACGTGGCGGAGAACCTCTCTCGCTACCAGGCGTCGCTGGGCCACGTGAGCGCCAACGCCGAAGGCTGGGCGCTCTACGCGGAGCGGCTGATGGACGAACTGGGCTACCTTCCCGACGCGGAGCGCCGGCTCGGCTACCTGGACGCGCAGATGATGCGTGCCTGCCGGGTGATCGTGGACATCGGCATGCACCTGGAGCTGGAGATTCCGGCGGACTCGCCCTTCCACCCCGGCGAGCGGTGGACGCCCGACCTGGCCCAGGAGTTCTTCGGCAGCCACAGCGGCCGGCCCGCCGACTTCGTCGAGAGCGAGCTGACCCGCTATCTGTCGATGCCGGGGCAGGCCATCGGCTACAAGCTGGGCGAGCGCGCCTGGCTGCTGGGCCGGGAGAACGCCCGCAAGGCCCACGGCGACGCGTTCGACGCGAAGGCGTGGCACATGGCCGCCCTCTCACAGGGTTCCCTCGGTCTGGACGACCTGGTGGACGAGCTGTCCCGGCTCTGA
- a CDS encoding GNAT family N-acetyltransferase, giving the protein MNIEISPPLTDAELNALFASAWPGHRDTRFGPVLERSLLWLAARRADRLVGYVNVAGDGGLHAFVLDTTVHPEERRRGLGRRLVTTAAEQARERGAQWLHVDYEPELADFYAGCGFRPTAAGLMALD; this is encoded by the coding sequence ATGAACATCGAGATCAGTCCGCCGCTGACCGACGCGGAACTCAACGCCCTCTTCGCGAGCGCCTGGCCCGGCCATCGCGACACGCGATTCGGCCCCGTCCTGGAGCGCAGCCTGCTCTGGCTCGCCGCGCGCCGGGCGGACCGGCTGGTGGGATACGTCAACGTCGCGGGCGACGGCGGGCTGCACGCCTTCGTGCTCGACACGACGGTGCATCCCGAGGAGCGGAGGCGGGGGCTCGGCCGCCGCCTCGTGACGACGGCGGCCGAGCAGGCGCGCGAGCGCGGCGCGCAGTGGCTCCACGTTGACTACGAGCCCGAGCTGGCGGACTTCTACGCCGGCTGCGGCTTCCGGCCGACGGCGGCCGGCCTCATGGCACTGGACTGA
- a CDS encoding CoA-binding protein translates to MHGDHDTIRKILTESGDVWAVVGLSSNESRAAYGVAAVLQRYGKKIVPVHPKAETVHGEPGYPSLDAIPFKVDVVDVFVNSDLAGAVADEAVAIGAGAVWFQLGVVDEAAYGRTTAAGLDMVMDRCPAIEIPLLG, encoded by the coding sequence ATGCACGGCGATCACGACACCATCCGCAAGATCCTCACCGAGTCGGGTGACGTCTGGGCCGTCGTCGGCCTGTCGTCGAACGAGTCCCGCGCGGCCTACGGGGTCGCGGCGGTGCTCCAGCGCTACGGCAAGAAGATCGTGCCGGTGCATCCCAAGGCCGAGACCGTGCACGGGGAACCGGGCTATCCGTCCCTGGACGCCATTCCGTTCAAGGTCGACGTGGTGGACGTGTTCGTGAACAGCGATCTCGCGGGCGCCGTCGCCGACGAGGCGGTGGCCATCGGGGCCGGAGCCGTCTGGTTCCAGCTCGGGGTCGTCGACGAGGCCGCCTACGGGCGGACCACGGCGGCCGGGCTCGACATGGTCATGGACCGCTGCCCCGCCATCGAGATCCCGCTCCTCGGCTGA